In Streptomyces sp. 71268, the DNA window CGCAGCCGCACTTCCCGGCCAGCCGCGCGGCGGCGCCATCGGCGGCCCGGCCACCGCCCGGGCCCATTGCGTGCTCGCGCCCAACCCGTCGGCCATGACGCTCGACGGCACCAACACCTGGATCGTGGCCGAGCCGGACTCGGACCTCGCCGTCGTCATCGACCCGGGGCCGCTGCACGAGGGGCACCTGGCCAACGTCGTGGCCACCGTCGAACGGGCCGGCCGCCGGGTCGGCCTGACGCTGCTCACGCACGGCCACGCGGACCACGCCGAGGGCGCGTCCCGGTTCGCCGACCTGACCGGCACCCACGTGCGCGCCCTCGACCCGGCACTGCGGCTCGGCGACGAGGGGCTGGCGGGCGGCGACGTGGTCACCACCGGTGGCCTGGAACTGCGCGTCGTGCCCACGCCCGGCCACACCTCGGACTCGCTCTCCTTCCACCTGCCGGCCGACGGCGTGGTGCTCACCGGGGACACGGTGCTCGGCCGCGGCACGACGATGGTGGCCCACCCGGACGGGCGGCTCGGCGAGTACCTCGACTCGCTGCGCCGGCTGCGTTCGATGACCGTGGACGACGGCGTGCACACGGTGCTGCCGGGGCACGGCCCGGTGTTGGCCGACGCGCGGGGCGCGATCGAGTACTACCTGGCGCACCGGGCCAGCCGGCTGGCCCAGGTGGAGACGGCCATCGAGAACGGCCACCGCACCGCGTCCGAGGTCGTCGCGCACGTGTACGCCGACGTCGACCGCTCGCTGTGGCCCGCGGCCGAGCTGTCCGTACGCGCCCAGCTCGAATACCTGGGCGAACGTGACTTGATTTGACCTGTGGGTGTGGTCTGGGCTGGCCCGACCTGGCCGGTCCCCAGGGCTCGCCCCCGGGGCTCGACCCCACCCGCGCGCCCCGTACGCGCGGGCGTGCGGCGGGCGTGCCGGGCCGGCCGCACGCGGGCGCACGGGACGCAGGGACGGCCGTAGCCGGCCTCTCCCGGGCCGCGTACGGGCCGCGTGGGCCGGTTGGTGCGGCTGGGCCGTATGGGGCGGCGGCGCAGACACGCCGGGGCTCGTGAGCCGCGCGGGTGCGCGCCGAGGCGCAGAAGGAGGCGCCGGGGCTCGCGGGGCTACGTCAGGCCGGGCGAGCGGCCTGAGGCAGCGTGAAGTCGCCGGCGCGCCGGTGAGGGGCCCGCGAGCCGGCGTGCGCCAGGGCGGTGCGCCCGGCGCACGGCGGGCGGCCCGAACCAGTCGGGCCGCCCATGGCCCCGGGTCAGCGGCTGCGCTTGGCCAGCCGCTCGACGTCGAGCAGGATCACGGCGCGCGCTTCGAGGCGCAGCCAGCCGCGGCCGGCGAAGTCGGCGAGCGCCTTGTTGACGGTCTCCCGGGAGGCGCCGACGAGCTGGGCCAACTCCTCCTGCGTGAGGTCGTGAACGACGTGGATGCCCTCTTCCGACTGCACGCCAAAGCGCCGCGAGAGGTCGAGCAGTGCCCGGGCCACACGGCCGGGGACATCGGAGAAGACCAGGTCAGACATCTGGTCGTTGGTCTTGCGCAGCCGGCGCGCGACCGCGCGCAGCAGCG includes these proteins:
- a CDS encoding MBL fold metallo-hydrolase, giving the protein MTNAAALPGQPRGGAIGGPATARAHCVLAPNPSAMTLDGTNTWIVAEPDSDLAVVIDPGPLHEGHLANVVATVERAGRRVGLTLLTHGHADHAEGASRFADLTGTHVRALDPALRLGDEGLAGGDVVTTGGLELRVVPTPGHTSDSLSFHLPADGVVLTGDTVLGRGTTMVAHPDGRLGEYLDSLRRLRSMTVDDGVHTVLPGHGPVLADARGAIEYYLAHRASRLAQVETAIENGHRTASEVVAHVYADVDRSLWPAAELSVRAQLEYLGERDLI